The Clarias gariepinus isolate MV-2021 ecotype Netherlands chromosome 4, CGAR_prim_01v2, whole genome shotgun sequence genome window below encodes:
- the atn1 gene encoding atrophin-1 isoform X1, with the protein MKTRTHKEPMPVRSGRRRGGSEERRGRRPHPSPSRAERNERQTQRAVGEELGCFRRPQGQDSSESDGERTIPPPKRQKVQDSSSSAPTSTHSTGTTTSAPHPTSCNTRESDNEDGQSQGSRSSAGGSLANSSSSISSGRDIDQDNRSSSPSLSGSPLASLDSESDSPDSPKQAGKVKEGAIPKPGGAGRGTDSVSGECRDTEGGMEADLSVLKSPSSLCPLSESGNARKSYFAVDPKITPKMEFSSVVSDEALHGCGRSNTNPKTPSQCGGKIVVGGAEYPHGNPNVSHAPSSSLPPPPALKPLEAGQSAPGDVKMEKVEKCDKAPPSLLPQTTSLPQQAPPPRHTLHYSPTTWSGSAVSTCPGNWGYTRYPGVHHAPVQQQQLPSVYNPPSSTRHSSHPPYLPHTHPPHPHREYLPRYGSPAERDRAARDIAIKDATGGSAAHNSANLGNDFATPVSGQNREFGAPGREGPPGGREFRTGFRDRDGLREFSLQNQNQQHIAQSRDFGSGGPSGAGGAGGCHPRDKEGRWGEFAGQIREVVGNSNPTNINQVNVSTSSSTVSSSSPQNSLSTQNKDFQSAVEQVGQGHQGHQVPATGSDPPPTAHFLREYPPPESKEYPPAGTQPSSAPHPGTSREFPSPTRLASNMGRDFTGGPAVPHPHYLVQPGLTVQSREREREKERERERESSAPSSIYHNRNHPPSLSPSSSSSTHGHQPSASYPPASHSQQPLPASTLPSSQTRPGQYPSSNQSPPSTLSPLPSPSTNQMGGFPPFSSTSAPSASGAVTSCLSGSRPASYHGTLNSHTPFASAFHGNSNHSNTAGASNPNSNNSGNSHMHLHSPTPSKIQPHLCNPVAPPSNAPTSTDSQSESTSCSLPPPVIKEEPIEEREETETPPSVLRSPSPEPKAIDIPIHASQSARFHRVLDRGSGNSCARTDVLFIPLDGSKLWKKRNEAIERARREVEQRARDLREKERERERERERERERERDLERHLQKESNPGVAPRQGSSLFFSPSSSLLLDPSSSSSSPCVNPSHHPAHHPTHAIHPSHAHTLHPSLSHSIPHSLLLPSVGGLGPYLGPDTPALRTLSEYARPHAMSPLGATNRAPPHFHPHPHPHSHPHIHPSLFLPQFQNPALAHPHQLPADAATAAAILGFLYGTGLEGGHAHPGAGPVAGPGPGGMAGLGAGLGGMGFPHSVTAHRERVKSGFDFKTEFDSHTHSHSHSLLLGGGATGGAPTSDVALYGTPPPPAPPPQALPTVARNPSSVPQPLSTPPTSSLLPPSLPSHAPPTVNPVGSAPPPPPPAPPPPPPAPTGSSLHHPSSHSSHPTQPPASEGYSAPSRTPPSTERARSVEREREKERERALPGGDRERGAPVTPAGGGTSGGGGASGGGGAGESLGRLQMLNVTPHHHQHSHIHSHLHLHQQDTAPSSVHPLIDPLATAAPLPRLPYPGSIITHPLSESDVLRQQLFGAPFRDLPPHSSMHHQNTELQIQRLALEQQWIHHHHHSLTQEEYYSHLKKESDKTL; encoded by the exons ATGAAAACCAGAACTCACAAAGAGCCG ATGCCTGTACGTAGTGGGCGAAGGCGGGGTGGTAGCGAGGAGCGGAGGGGAAGGCGTCCACATCCTAGCCCATCTCGAGCAGAACGAAATGAACGACAAACA CAGAGAGCTGTGGGAGAAGAGCTTGGTTGTTTTAGACGACCACAAGGACAGGATTCATCTGAAAGTGATGGAGAGCGGACTATTCCTCCCCCCAAGAGGCAGAAGGTCCAG gACTCTTCATCCAGTGCCCCGACATCAACACATTCAACCGGGACGACAACTTCAGCACCGCATCCAACTTCGTGCAACACCCGGGAAAGTGACAACGAAGATGGGCAGTCACAAGGCAGCCGTAGCTCAGCTGGAGGAAGCTTAGCTAATAGCAGCAGTAGTATTAGCAGTGGACGGGATATCGATCAGGACAATCGATCCTCTTCACCGAGCCTCTCTGGCTCCCCATTGGCCAGTTTGGACTCTGAATCAGACTCACCAGATTCACCAAAGCAAGCCGGGAAGGTGAAAGAAGGAGCGATACCTAAACCGGGAGGAGCAGGAAGGGGGACTGATAGTGTTAGTGGAGAATGTCGGGACACTGAGGGGGGGATGGAGGCTGATTTATCAGTACTGAAATCGCCATCATCACTTTGTCCTTTAAGTGAAAGCGGAAATGCAAGAAAATCCTACTTTGCAGTTGACCCTAAAATAACGCCCAAGATGGAGTTTTCTAGTGTTGTGAGTGATGAGGCATTACATGGCTGTGGCCGCAGCAATACCAACCCCAAAACGCCTTCTCAATGTGGAGGAAAGATTGTAGTTGGTGGAGCAGAGTATCCCCATGGAAATCCAAATGTTAGTCATGCCCCCTCCTCTTCTCTCCCCCCTCCACCTGCTCTGAAGCCTCTAGAGGCAGGCCAAAGTGCTCCTGGTGAtgttaaaatggaaaaagttgAGAAATGTGACAAGGCTCCACCCTCTCTTCTTCCACAGACAACCTCCTTACCACAGCAGGCCCCTCCCCCTCGCCACACTCTTCACTACAGCCCTACTACATGGTCAGGCAGTGCTGTTTCCACTTGCCCTGGAAACTGGGGTTACACACGTTACCCAGGTGTCCACCATGCACCTGTGCAACAGCAACAACTGCCCTCTGTCTACAACCCCCCCTCCTCCACTCGTCACTCATCCCATCCACCCTacctcccccacacacacccaccccacCCACACAGGGAGTACTTGCCCAGGTACGGCAGTCCAGCTGAGCGGGACAGGGCTGCAAGGGACATTGCAATTAAAGATGCCACTGGTGGATCTGCTGCACATAACAGTGCGAATCTGGGAAATGACTTTGCGACTCCAGTTTCTGGACAAAACCGAGAATTTGGAGCACCAGGCCGGGAAGGACCACCAGGGGGTCGGGAATTTCGAACAGGATTTCGGGATCGGGATGGACTAAGAGAATTCTCTTTGCAGAATCAGAACCAGCAACACATAGCACAGAGCCGGGACTTTGGATCTGGTGGGCCGAGTGGAGCAGGAGGTGCAGGTGGGTGTCACCCAAGAGATAAGGAGGGAAGATGGGGCGAGTTTGCAGGTCAGATAAGGGAAGTAGTTGGTAACAGCAATCCAACTAATATTAACCAAGTAAATGTTAGCACTTCAAGCTCCACTGTATCATCTAGTTCTCCACAAAACAGTTTATCCACCCAAAATAAAGACTTTCAATCTGCGGTGGAGCAGGTGGGGCAAGGTCATCAAGGACATCAAGTCCCTGCTACTGGGTCAGATCCTCCCCCCACTGCGCATTTCCTAAGGGAATACCCTCCACCAGAGTCCAAGGAGTACCCTCCAGCAGGGACTCAACCTTCATCTGCCCCTCATCCTGGTACATCCAGAGAATTCCCAAGTCCCACCAGACTTGCTTCAAATATGGGTCGAGATTTTACTGGAGGGCCTGCTGTTCCCCATCCACACTATCTGGTCCAGCCTGGCCTGACTGTCCAatctagagagagagaaagagagaaggaaagggaaagggaaagagagagcagTGCTCCATCTTCCATTTATCACAATCGTAATCACCCACCatctctttctccctcctcATCTTCTTCCACACATGGACACCAACCTTCTGCCTCATATCCCCCAGCTTCCCACAGTCAACAGCCTCTTCCAGCATCCACACTTCCATCTAGTCAGACTCGTCCGGGGCAGTACCCCTCATCCAATCAAAGTCCACCCAGTACTCTCTCTCCACTTCCTAGTCCATCAACAAACCAAATGGGAGGATTTCCACCATTTTCATCAACTTCGGCACCTTCTGCATCGGGTGCGGTCACTTCTTGTCTCTCTGGTTCCCGACCTGCTTCTTATCATGGCACTTTAAACAGTCACACCCCGTTTGCTAGTGCTTTCCATGGCAATAGTAACCATAGTAACACTGCAGGTGCCAGCAATCCAAATAGCAACAATAGCGGTAACAGTCACATGCACTTGCATTCGCCTACACCCTCCAAAATCCAACCACATCTCTGCAACCCTGTTGCTCCCCCCAGTAACGCTCCCACCAGCACAGATAGTCAATCTGAATCAACATCTTGTTCTTTGCCACCACCTGTCATAAAAGAAGAGCCAATAGAAGAACGAGAGGAAACTGAGACTCCACCTTCTGTGCTCAGGAGCCCCTCGCCTGAGCCAAAGGCTATCGATATTCCAATTCACGCCAGCCAATCTGCTCG gTTCCACAGGGTTCTAGATCGTGGCAGTGGGAATTCTTGTGCTCGCACTGATGTCCTCTTCATCCCTCTTGACGGATCTAAACTCtggaaaaagagaaatgaagCAATTGAAAGAGCAAGGCGAGAGGTGGAACAGAGAGCTCGGGAcctgagagagaaggagagagagcgagagagggaaagagagcgtgagcgagaaagagaaagagacctGGAAAGGCATTTACAG AAGGAGAGTAACCCTGGAGTAGCTCCCCGTCAGGGCTCTTCCCTCTTCTTttctccttcctcctctctccTCCTAGACCCTtcgtcctcatcctcctcaCCCTGTGTAAACCCCTCCCACCACCCTGCCCACCACCCCACCCATGCAATCCACCCATCTCATGCCCACACTCTTCACCCTTCCCTCTCTCATTCTATTCCTCACTCCCTTCTTCTACCATCTGTTGGAGGTCTTGGTCCATATCTTGGGCCCGATACACCAGCATTGAGGACACTAAGCGAATATGCCCGTCCCCATGCAATGTCACCACTTGGCGCGACCAATCGTGCTCCACCCCATTTTCACCCCCACCCCCATCCTCATTCTCATCCTCACATCCACCCCTCCCTCTTCCTGCCCCAATTCCAAAACCCCGCTCTCGCTCATCCACATCAGCTTCCTGCTGATGCAGCCACTGCTGCTGCCATCCTTGGGTTTCTTTATGGAACTGGCTTGGAAGGAGGCCATGCCCACCCTGGGGCAGGGCCAGTGGCAGGGCCTGGCCCTGGGGGGATGGCAGGGCTAGGGGCCGGTCTTGGAGGGATGGGATTTCCACACTCTGTGACTGCTCACAGGGAACGAGTGAAGTCGGGGTTTGACTTTAAAACTGAATTtgactcacatacacactctcattcacactcCTTACTGCTAGGAGGTGGAGCTACAGGTGGCGCTCCGACCAGTGATGTTGCCCTTTATGGGACCCCTCCACCTCCAGCTCCACCCCCTCAAGCCCTTCCTACAGTTGCGAGAAATCCAAGCTCTGTTCCTCAGCCTTTATCAACCCCGCCTACTTCTTCTTTGTTACCACCTTCCCTACCTAGTCATGCGCCCCCCACTGTAAACCCTGTAGGTTCtgcccctccccctcctcctcctgcacctccaccacctcctcctGCACCCACAGGTTCCTCTCTCCATCACCCTTCCTCTCACTCCTCCCACCCAACCCAGCCCCCAGCCTCTGAAGGTTACTCCGCCCCGAGCCGGACTCCACCTAGTACCGAGAGAGCAAGGAGtgtggaaagagagagggaaaaagagagagagagagcactgccAGGTGGAGACAGGGAAAGGGGAGCCCCAGTAACCCCAGCCGGAGGTGGAACTTCAGGAGGAGGTGGGGCATCAGGAGGAGGTGGAGCAGGAGAGTCTTTGGGGCGACTGCAAATGTTAAACGTGACTCCACATCATCACCAGCACTCACATATTCATTCTCATCTGCATCTACACCAGCAAGATACAG CACCTAGCAGCGTGCACCCGCTCATTGATCCGTTAGCGACGGCAGCTCCGTTACCACGGCTACCGTATCCAGGATCCATCATCACACACCCTCTTTCAGAGAGCGACGTACTGCGACAGCAACTCTTCG
- the atn1 gene encoding atrophin-1 isoform X2, whose protein sequence is MKTRTHKEPMPVRSGRRRGGSEERRGRRPHPSPSRAERNERQTRAVGEELGCFRRPQGQDSSESDGERTIPPPKRQKVQDSSSSAPTSTHSTGTTTSAPHPTSCNTRESDNEDGQSQGSRSSAGGSLANSSSSISSGRDIDQDNRSSSPSLSGSPLASLDSESDSPDSPKQAGKVKEGAIPKPGGAGRGTDSVSGECRDTEGGMEADLSVLKSPSSLCPLSESGNARKSYFAVDPKITPKMEFSSVVSDEALHGCGRSNTNPKTPSQCGGKIVVGGAEYPHGNPNVSHAPSSSLPPPPALKPLEAGQSAPGDVKMEKVEKCDKAPPSLLPQTTSLPQQAPPPRHTLHYSPTTWSGSAVSTCPGNWGYTRYPGVHHAPVQQQQLPSVYNPPSSTRHSSHPPYLPHTHPPHPHREYLPRYGSPAERDRAARDIAIKDATGGSAAHNSANLGNDFATPVSGQNREFGAPGREGPPGGREFRTGFRDRDGLREFSLQNQNQQHIAQSRDFGSGGPSGAGGAGGCHPRDKEGRWGEFAGQIREVVGNSNPTNINQVNVSTSSSTVSSSSPQNSLSTQNKDFQSAVEQVGQGHQGHQVPATGSDPPPTAHFLREYPPPESKEYPPAGTQPSSAPHPGTSREFPSPTRLASNMGRDFTGGPAVPHPHYLVQPGLTVQSREREREKERERERESSAPSSIYHNRNHPPSLSPSSSSSTHGHQPSASYPPASHSQQPLPASTLPSSQTRPGQYPSSNQSPPSTLSPLPSPSTNQMGGFPPFSSTSAPSASGAVTSCLSGSRPASYHGTLNSHTPFASAFHGNSNHSNTAGASNPNSNNSGNSHMHLHSPTPSKIQPHLCNPVAPPSNAPTSTDSQSESTSCSLPPPVIKEEPIEEREETETPPSVLRSPSPEPKAIDIPIHASQSARFHRVLDRGSGNSCARTDVLFIPLDGSKLWKKRNEAIERARREVEQRARDLREKERERERERERERERERDLERHLQKESNPGVAPRQGSSLFFSPSSSLLLDPSSSSSSPCVNPSHHPAHHPTHAIHPSHAHTLHPSLSHSIPHSLLLPSVGGLGPYLGPDTPALRTLSEYARPHAMSPLGATNRAPPHFHPHPHPHSHPHIHPSLFLPQFQNPALAHPHQLPADAATAAAILGFLYGTGLEGGHAHPGAGPVAGPGPGGMAGLGAGLGGMGFPHSVTAHRERVKSGFDFKTEFDSHTHSHSHSLLLGGGATGGAPTSDVALYGTPPPPAPPPQALPTVARNPSSVPQPLSTPPTSSLLPPSLPSHAPPTVNPVGSAPPPPPPAPPPPPPAPTGSSLHHPSSHSSHPTQPPASEGYSAPSRTPPSTERARSVEREREKERERALPGGDRERGAPVTPAGGGTSGGGGASGGGGAGESLGRLQMLNVTPHHHQHSHIHSHLHLHQQDTAPSSVHPLIDPLATAAPLPRLPYPGSIITHPLSESDVLRQQLFGAPFRDLPPHSSMHHQNTELQIQRLALEQQWIHHHHHSLTQEEYYSHLKKESDKTL, encoded by the exons ATGAAAACCAGAACTCACAAAGAGCCG ATGCCTGTACGTAGTGGGCGAAGGCGGGGTGGTAGCGAGGAGCGGAGGGGAAGGCGTCCACATCCTAGCCCATCTCGAGCAGAACGAAATGAACGACAAACA AGAGCTGTGGGAGAAGAGCTTGGTTGTTTTAGACGACCACAAGGACAGGATTCATCTGAAAGTGATGGAGAGCGGACTATTCCTCCCCCCAAGAGGCAGAAGGTCCAG gACTCTTCATCCAGTGCCCCGACATCAACACATTCAACCGGGACGACAACTTCAGCACCGCATCCAACTTCGTGCAACACCCGGGAAAGTGACAACGAAGATGGGCAGTCACAAGGCAGCCGTAGCTCAGCTGGAGGAAGCTTAGCTAATAGCAGCAGTAGTATTAGCAGTGGACGGGATATCGATCAGGACAATCGATCCTCTTCACCGAGCCTCTCTGGCTCCCCATTGGCCAGTTTGGACTCTGAATCAGACTCACCAGATTCACCAAAGCAAGCCGGGAAGGTGAAAGAAGGAGCGATACCTAAACCGGGAGGAGCAGGAAGGGGGACTGATAGTGTTAGTGGAGAATGTCGGGACACTGAGGGGGGGATGGAGGCTGATTTATCAGTACTGAAATCGCCATCATCACTTTGTCCTTTAAGTGAAAGCGGAAATGCAAGAAAATCCTACTTTGCAGTTGACCCTAAAATAACGCCCAAGATGGAGTTTTCTAGTGTTGTGAGTGATGAGGCATTACATGGCTGTGGCCGCAGCAATACCAACCCCAAAACGCCTTCTCAATGTGGAGGAAAGATTGTAGTTGGTGGAGCAGAGTATCCCCATGGAAATCCAAATGTTAGTCATGCCCCCTCCTCTTCTCTCCCCCCTCCACCTGCTCTGAAGCCTCTAGAGGCAGGCCAAAGTGCTCCTGGTGAtgttaaaatggaaaaagttgAGAAATGTGACAAGGCTCCACCCTCTCTTCTTCCACAGACAACCTCCTTACCACAGCAGGCCCCTCCCCCTCGCCACACTCTTCACTACAGCCCTACTACATGGTCAGGCAGTGCTGTTTCCACTTGCCCTGGAAACTGGGGTTACACACGTTACCCAGGTGTCCACCATGCACCTGTGCAACAGCAACAACTGCCCTCTGTCTACAACCCCCCCTCCTCCACTCGTCACTCATCCCATCCACCCTacctcccccacacacacccaccccacCCACACAGGGAGTACTTGCCCAGGTACGGCAGTCCAGCTGAGCGGGACAGGGCTGCAAGGGACATTGCAATTAAAGATGCCACTGGTGGATCTGCTGCACATAACAGTGCGAATCTGGGAAATGACTTTGCGACTCCAGTTTCTGGACAAAACCGAGAATTTGGAGCACCAGGCCGGGAAGGACCACCAGGGGGTCGGGAATTTCGAACAGGATTTCGGGATCGGGATGGACTAAGAGAATTCTCTTTGCAGAATCAGAACCAGCAACACATAGCACAGAGCCGGGACTTTGGATCTGGTGGGCCGAGTGGAGCAGGAGGTGCAGGTGGGTGTCACCCAAGAGATAAGGAGGGAAGATGGGGCGAGTTTGCAGGTCAGATAAGGGAAGTAGTTGGTAACAGCAATCCAACTAATATTAACCAAGTAAATGTTAGCACTTCAAGCTCCACTGTATCATCTAGTTCTCCACAAAACAGTTTATCCACCCAAAATAAAGACTTTCAATCTGCGGTGGAGCAGGTGGGGCAAGGTCATCAAGGACATCAAGTCCCTGCTACTGGGTCAGATCCTCCCCCCACTGCGCATTTCCTAAGGGAATACCCTCCACCAGAGTCCAAGGAGTACCCTCCAGCAGGGACTCAACCTTCATCTGCCCCTCATCCTGGTACATCCAGAGAATTCCCAAGTCCCACCAGACTTGCTTCAAATATGGGTCGAGATTTTACTGGAGGGCCTGCTGTTCCCCATCCACACTATCTGGTCCAGCCTGGCCTGACTGTCCAatctagagagagagaaagagagaaggaaagggaaagggaaagagagagcagTGCTCCATCTTCCATTTATCACAATCGTAATCACCCACCatctctttctccctcctcATCTTCTTCCACACATGGACACCAACCTTCTGCCTCATATCCCCCAGCTTCCCACAGTCAACAGCCTCTTCCAGCATCCACACTTCCATCTAGTCAGACTCGTCCGGGGCAGTACCCCTCATCCAATCAAAGTCCACCCAGTACTCTCTCTCCACTTCCTAGTCCATCAACAAACCAAATGGGAGGATTTCCACCATTTTCATCAACTTCGGCACCTTCTGCATCGGGTGCGGTCACTTCTTGTCTCTCTGGTTCCCGACCTGCTTCTTATCATGGCACTTTAAACAGTCACACCCCGTTTGCTAGTGCTTTCCATGGCAATAGTAACCATAGTAACACTGCAGGTGCCAGCAATCCAAATAGCAACAATAGCGGTAACAGTCACATGCACTTGCATTCGCCTACACCCTCCAAAATCCAACCACATCTCTGCAACCCTGTTGCTCCCCCCAGTAACGCTCCCACCAGCACAGATAGTCAATCTGAATCAACATCTTGTTCTTTGCCACCACCTGTCATAAAAGAAGAGCCAATAGAAGAACGAGAGGAAACTGAGACTCCACCTTCTGTGCTCAGGAGCCCCTCGCCTGAGCCAAAGGCTATCGATATTCCAATTCACGCCAGCCAATCTGCTCG gTTCCACAGGGTTCTAGATCGTGGCAGTGGGAATTCTTGTGCTCGCACTGATGTCCTCTTCATCCCTCTTGACGGATCTAAACTCtggaaaaagagaaatgaagCAATTGAAAGAGCAAGGCGAGAGGTGGAACAGAGAGCTCGGGAcctgagagagaaggagagagagcgagagagggaaagagagcgtgagcgagaaagagaaagagacctGGAAAGGCATTTACAG AAGGAGAGTAACCCTGGAGTAGCTCCCCGTCAGGGCTCTTCCCTCTTCTTttctccttcctcctctctccTCCTAGACCCTtcgtcctcatcctcctcaCCCTGTGTAAACCCCTCCCACCACCCTGCCCACCACCCCACCCATGCAATCCACCCATCTCATGCCCACACTCTTCACCCTTCCCTCTCTCATTCTATTCCTCACTCCCTTCTTCTACCATCTGTTGGAGGTCTTGGTCCATATCTTGGGCCCGATACACCAGCATTGAGGACACTAAGCGAATATGCCCGTCCCCATGCAATGTCACCACTTGGCGCGACCAATCGTGCTCCACCCCATTTTCACCCCCACCCCCATCCTCATTCTCATCCTCACATCCACCCCTCCCTCTTCCTGCCCCAATTCCAAAACCCCGCTCTCGCTCATCCACATCAGCTTCCTGCTGATGCAGCCACTGCTGCTGCCATCCTTGGGTTTCTTTATGGAACTGGCTTGGAAGGAGGCCATGCCCACCCTGGGGCAGGGCCAGTGGCAGGGCCTGGCCCTGGGGGGATGGCAGGGCTAGGGGCCGGTCTTGGAGGGATGGGATTTCCACACTCTGTGACTGCTCACAGGGAACGAGTGAAGTCGGGGTTTGACTTTAAAACTGAATTtgactcacatacacactctcattcacactcCTTACTGCTAGGAGGTGGAGCTACAGGTGGCGCTCCGACCAGTGATGTTGCCCTTTATGGGACCCCTCCACCTCCAGCTCCACCCCCTCAAGCCCTTCCTACAGTTGCGAGAAATCCAAGCTCTGTTCCTCAGCCTTTATCAACCCCGCCTACTTCTTCTTTGTTACCACCTTCCCTACCTAGTCATGCGCCCCCCACTGTAAACCCTGTAGGTTCtgcccctccccctcctcctcctgcacctccaccacctcctcctGCACCCACAGGTTCCTCTCTCCATCACCCTTCCTCTCACTCCTCCCACCCAACCCAGCCCCCAGCCTCTGAAGGTTACTCCGCCCCGAGCCGGACTCCACCTAGTACCGAGAGAGCAAGGAGtgtggaaagagagagggaaaaagagagagagagagcactgccAGGTGGAGACAGGGAAAGGGGAGCCCCAGTAACCCCAGCCGGAGGTGGAACTTCAGGAGGAGGTGGGGCATCAGGAGGAGGTGGAGCAGGAGAGTCTTTGGGGCGACTGCAAATGTTAAACGTGACTCCACATCATCACCAGCACTCACATATTCATTCTCATCTGCATCTACACCAGCAAGATACAG CACCTAGCAGCGTGCACCCGCTCATTGATCCGTTAGCGACGGCAGCTCCGTTACCACGGCTACCGTATCCAGGATCCATCATCACACACCCTCTTTCAGAGAGCGACGTACTGCGACAGCAACTCTTCG